CTTTGCCATTCTAGATAATGGAAGATATATTTGGACGCCTTCTGTCTGATTTATTGGTTTTTAACATgtgttccaaaagtttaatggtTGTATAATGTATCTAAATTTACAATTTACTACAAAATGAAGATAATTCTATATAGTTGAGAAAAGTTAGCAGTTTCTATTTATTTGTTTCTTTGACTTATTTCTTTCTTTTCCAGGAGAGAAATGAGTTCAATGACCGGGAATCTCACGAGAATCGAAATTTTACCGAAGATATGTCAAGTGCCAGATCATATGCCAGACAATTAGCAGAGCAGATGACCCTTGCCAAAGCTTATGTTGTTATAGCCAAGGAACATAATAATCTTCATCTTGCTTGGGAGCTTAGTTCAAAAATAAGAAGTTGCCAATTCTTACTCTCCAAGGCTGCAATGAGAGACGAGCCCATAGATCTAGAGGAGGCTGAACCGATAATTAAAAGTTTATCATCCCTGATTTTTAAGGCACAAGATGCCCATTATGATATCGCGACGACAATAATGACAATGAAGTCTCATATTCAAGCTCTGGAAGAACGTGCAAGTGCCGCAAATGTCCAGAGTACTGTATTTGCACAATTGGCTGCTGAATCACTACCCAAGAAGCTTAATTGCATTGACATGAAACTCACTGCCAATTGGCTTCGGAACAAGTCGATCCAGAAGCTTGCAGATGAGAGTCGGAACTCTCCTCGATTAACAGACATTAATCTTTACCACTTTTGTATATTTTCAGATAATATTCTGGCTATTTCAGTTGTTGTTAATTCTACAGTGTCTAATGCCGAACATCCAAAGCAACTTGTATTCCATGTTGTTACAAATGGAGTAAAATATGGGGCAATGCAGGCTTGGTTCCTCAGTAATGATTTCAAAGGTGCTGCTGTAGAAGTCCAAAATATCGAAGAATTTGCGTGGTTGAATGCGTCCTATTCTCCACTGGTAAAACAGCTCCATGATGTTGATTCACAGAAATACTACTTTGGAAGTTTGCCAGATACTACTCTTGAGCCGAAGTTTCGTAATCCCAAGTATCTGTCTATTCTAAATCACCTTCGGTTCTATATCCCCGAGATTTATCCCCAATTGGAAAAGGTAGTTTTTCTCGATGATGACATTGTGGTTCAGAAGGATTTGATTCCTCTCTTTTCCTTGGATTTGCATGGAAATGTAAATGGCGCGGTTGAAACTTGTCTTGAATCTTTCCACCGCTACTACAAGTACCTCAATTTTTCGAACCCACTGATCAGCACGAAATTTGATCCTCAAGCGTGTGGATGGGCATTTGGGATGAATGTTTTTGACTTGATTTCTTGGAGAAAAGCGAATGTGACTGCAAGATATCATCATTGGCAGGAACAAAATGCCGACAAGTCACTTTGGAAGCTGGGCACACTTCCTCCTGGACTTTTAGCTTTCTATGGATTGACGGAGCCACTTGATCGGAGATGGCATGTCTTAGGATTGGGTTATGACATGAATATTGACAGCCGCTTAATCGAGACTGCTGCCGTGATTCACTTCAATGGGAACATGAAACCCTGGCTAGATCTTAGTATAGGCAGGTATAGACCTCTGTGGGAACAGTATGTTCATCAGACTCACCCTTATCTTCAAGAATGCGCGACAAGCTTATAAATGATCTTTCTTAGACGAGGGTAATCAATCCTCGTCTTTCTTATTCTTTTTTAAAGGAATCTGATTGCATAACAGTAGTTTAGTAACAGAAAATTTTGACTTTTATGGAGAAGCCTTTTCTGCTCAAGTGTTTCAAGTAAAATATATGTTGAAAGAGAATTTTTTATCAGTGTAGCTTGGAACCATAAATCTGGTTAAGGTTTATGAGatttcattttttggctgatGGGATTCTTTTAGCTCCCACGTAAATGCCACCGAACTATGGTTTTCTCGAACAAGTTGCAAGATATATTTCCTTGTATCGTCCCTTTTTAGTGAGAAGGCACATTGGGACTCAGTGCCTTATGCAGTCAAGTTGATATGATCCCCATACCGACCTTCAAGAAAACCCGAAAGGTCGAATATGGGAATTGCAATTTAATTGAAAGGAATTAAAGAGAATTTATTGTTATAATTTGGGTATACTTTCTTTGCTTAGCATTTAGTTTCTCCATTGTGTTGGATGAATGTAAAATATTATTGGGTTTAGTATTTAATTTGTTTATTTAGTTCCTATAATTGCTTGGTGGGCTAAGAAGACGTGTTTTGAGAAGATTTTTGGACAGTGTACTACTATTTTTCCCGTGGGCATGACATTTGCCAACAGTTCGTATCTAGGGGAGAAGTGGTAGGTTCTGGTTTTCCGCTCAGAATCAAAGAGAAAGAAAAGGGGATCATTCTTGTTATGGCTTCCCTATCAC
This is a stretch of genomic DNA from Primulina eburnea isolate SZY01 chromosome 11, ASM2296580v1, whole genome shotgun sequence. It encodes these proteins:
- the LOC140805731 gene encoding hexosyltransferase GAUT11-like; translated protein: MRRRPADYRRPIRRRLSYWICALLLVFSFVGFVLFVVQHNHNDEDHAEQPVMERNEFNDRESHENRNFTEDMSSARSYARQLAEQMTLAKAYVVIAKEHNNLHLAWELSSKIRSCQFLLSKAAMRDEPIDLEEAEPIIKSLSSLIFKAQDAHYDIATTIMTMKSHIQALEERASAANVQSTVFAQLAAESLPKKLNCIDMKLTANWLRNKSIQKLADESRNSPRLTDINLYHFCIFSDNILAISVVVNSTVSNAEHPKQLVFHVVTNGVKYGAMQAWFLSNDFKGAAVEVQNIEEFAWLNASYSPLVKQLHDVDSQKYYFGSLPDTTLEPKFRNPKYLSILNHLRFYIPEIYPQLEKVVFLDDDIVVQKDLIPLFSLDLHGNVNGAVETCLESFHRYYKYLNFSNPLISTKFDPQACGWAFGMNVFDLISWRKANVTARYHHWQEQNADKSLWKLGTLPPGLLAFYGLTEPLDRRWHVLGLGYDMNIDSRLIETAAVIHFNGNMKPWLDLSIGRYRPLWEQYVHQTHPYLQECATSL